Proteins from a single region of Pseudopedobacter saltans DSM 12145:
- a CDS encoding thioredoxin family protein, which yields MQYKEYREIIDNLLASGKTSGNDHSEFMIEYTKMNVHRMNRLDKTVVLSEELVNAIQKLNKGYKFLVLTEAWCGDASQIIPVINKIAEESNQKIELDLIWRDQNLEIMDRYLTNGGRAIPKLVVIDKSNGHEIASWGPRPIPAQELMGELKRDSSLGIAEISEKLHYWYAKDKTLTIQQELSALIESLVYI from the coding sequence ATGCAGTATAAAGAATACAGAGAGATTATAGACAATTTGTTGGCATCAGGAAAAACATCAGGAAACGATCATTCTGAATTTATGATCGAATATACGAAGATGAATGTTCATAGAATGAATCGGCTGGATAAAACCGTCGTTTTAAGTGAAGAGCTTGTGAATGCTATTCAAAAGTTGAATAAAGGATATAAATTTTTGGTTTTAACCGAAGCATGGTGTGGTGACGCTTCTCAGATTATTCCGGTTATCAATAAAATTGCTGAAGAATCCAATCAAAAAATTGAATTGGATTTGATTTGGAGAGACCAGAATCTGGAAATAATGGATAGATATTTAACTAATGGAGGAAGAGCGATTCCTAAATTGGTTGTAATCGACAAATCAAATGGTCACGAAATAGCAAGTTGGGGTCCAAGACCTATTCCGGCTCAGGAATTAATGGGTGAATTAAAGAGAGACAGCTCTCTTGGAATTGCCGAAATCTCTGAAAAATTACATTATTGGTATGCGAAAGATAAGACGCTAACCATTCAGCAAGAATTAAGTGCACTTATCGAAAGTTTAGTGTATATTTAA
- a CDS encoding DJ-1/PfpI family protein, translated as MSKRILMLAGDFVEDYEIMVPYQALLSVGLQVDVVCPDKKKGDSIATAIHDFVGFQTYAELRGHNFVINKSFDDVNLSDYDGLYVCGGRAPEYIRLNQKVLDYTRHFFEENKPVAAICHGIQILTAANVVKGKTLTAYPAVGPEITLAGGTYKEIPVDQAITEHNLTTSPAWPGHPAILKEFYKLLGISIHG; from the coding sequence ATGAGTAAACGAATTTTAATGCTAGCAGGCGACTTTGTAGAAGATTACGAAATTATGGTTCCTTATCAGGCACTATTATCCGTAGGACTACAAGTTGACGTGGTATGCCCAGATAAGAAAAAGGGTGACAGCATTGCTACTGCTATACATGATTTTGTTGGTTTTCAAACTTATGCAGAATTACGAGGGCATAACTTCGTTATAAACAAAAGTTTCGATGACGTAAATCTTTCTGACTATGACGGCTTATATGTTTGCGGAGGCAGAGCTCCGGAATATATTCGCTTAAACCAAAAGGTATTGGATTATACCCGCCATTTTTTTGAAGAAAATAAACCGGTAGCTGCAATATGTCATGGTATACAAATTTTAACTGCTGCTAATGTAGTAAAAGGAAAAACATTAACCGCTTATCCAGCCGTGGGACCAGAAATCACCCTTGCTGGTGGTACTTATAAGGAAATACCTGTTGACCAGGCTATCACAGAGCACAATTTAACAACATCTCCAGCCTGGCCAGGGCATCCCGCCATTTTAAAAGAATTCTATAAGCTATTAGGTATTTCTATCCATGGCTAA
- a CDS encoding DUF2911 domain-containing protein has product MKKILLCLVMAVGTVAASAQNKPVLSPPATVQETITKGATVTINYAQPSVKGRTIGNEIAPYGKVWRTGANAATQFEVSKDVTVNGKELKAGRYSLFTIPGVKEWTIILNKTWDQWGAYKYDEKEDALRITVKPVKAKAFTEKMTFTIAKSGDVDLFWGDVQVGFKVK; this is encoded by the coding sequence ATGAAAAAGATCTTATTATGTTTGGTTATGGCTGTTGGTACTGTTGCTGCCAGCGCACAGAATAAGCCCGTTTTGAGTCCTCCGGCGACTGTTCAGGAAACGATAACTAAAGGAGCAACTGTAACTATAAATTATGCTCAGCCTTCTGTTAAAGGACGTACAATTGGTAACGAGATAGCTCCCTATGGCAAAGTTTGGAGAACGGGAGCCAATGCTGCCACACAATTTGAAGTAAGCAAAGATGTTACTGTAAATGGAAAAGAATTGAAAGCAGGAAGATATTCCTTGTTTACTATTCCTGGCGTTAAGGAGTGGACAATAATTCTTAATAAGACATGGGATCAATGGGGGGCATATAAATATGACGAAAAAGAAGATGCCCTAAGAATAACAGTAAAACCTGTAAAAGCAAAAGCATTTACAGAAAAAATGACTTTTACAATTGCCAAATCCGGCGATGTAGATCTTTTTTGGGGAGATGTGCAAGTAGGATTTAAAGTGAAATAA
- a CDS encoding TonB-dependent receptor produces the protein MKRKIQTRKSQNKALYLLIPILILAKFSFAQKTISGIVKDKAGEPIPAVTVIIKGTSTHAISDANGKFSIVAKKDFPLALQVSLVGFKSKDINLTAGSATVTEITLEADDQLLSEVSVTARRRSEIAQEVPIPITVIGGQVAENAGAFNVNRLKELVPSVQLYASNARNTTLNIRGLGSTFGLTNDGIDPGVGFYVDGVYHARPAATSTDFIDVEQIEVVRGPQGTLFGKNTTAGAFNITTRKPSFIPSSKAELSFGNYNFMQAKATVTGPIAKDLAAKLSVSGTQRDGTIWNPIEERKYSGQNNVGLKGQVLYLPSDKLEVLLSGDVSIQHPAGYPLVVAGITTTERSAYRQYAKIVSDLGYELPKINPFSREIYTNTPWRQNQSIGGISLNIDRKIGNGTLTSTTAWRFWNWDPTNDRDFTEFSALTKSQGNSRHDQYSQEIRYAGNITDKLSGVVGVFALGQNLQGLSQTEEVGSDQWRFVQTSNTGTQALYNPANTPGLLDGFGIKTNSTIKSLSAAIFAQADWEFANHLHILPGIRFTYDKKDVDYDRKTYGGLQTTDPTLLDLKKAVYTNQAFNISTDNNNLSGNLTLAYKPLDKFNVFATYSTAYKPVGVNVGGLPTTSAGEPDLSVAVVKPEYVQHYELGIKSKPIAGALLNITAFNTDIKDYQTNVQSPQLGVNRGYLANAEKVRVKGLEIDGSYQLQKFLTLNAALAYLDGKYVKFTNAPLPLEETGHTEIINGVSTQVAFKDASGGRLPGISKWNVSGGTELSTSGNLISKEGRFFVAVDATYRSEYSSNPTPSKVLVVDGYSLLNGRLGFRSEKFSIFVWGRNITGTNYFEQLQAAAGNSGLYAGVLGDPRTYGATLRFGF, from the coding sequence ATGAAAAGAAAAATACAAACACGTAAATCGCAAAATAAAGCGCTTTATTTACTCATCCCTATCTTAATCTTAGCAAAATTTAGTTTTGCACAAAAAACAATTAGTGGTATTGTTAAGGATAAAGCAGGAGAGCCAATCCCTGCAGTAACGGTAATTATCAAAGGAACATCAACGCATGCCATCAGTGATGCCAACGGAAAGTTTAGCATTGTCGCAAAAAAGGATTTCCCTTTGGCCTTACAAGTTAGTTTGGTAGGATTCAAATCAAAAGATATAAATCTGACAGCCGGTTCAGCAACTGTAACAGAAATTACTTTGGAGGCTGACGATCAGTTGCTTTCCGAAGTTTCGGTGACGGCCAGACGTCGTAGCGAAATTGCGCAGGAAGTACCTATTCCAATTACAGTTATCGGAGGACAAGTGGCGGAAAATGCCGGAGCTTTTAACGTAAACCGATTAAAAGAGCTAGTCCCTTCTGTTCAATTGTACGCTTCAAATGCAAGAAACACAACGTTGAATATCAGAGGGCTGGGTTCGACATTCGGACTAACTAATGATGGTATTGATCCGGGGGTTGGATTTTATGTAGACGGAGTTTACCATGCCCGTCCGGCGGCAACATCTACTGATTTTATTGATGTTGAACAAATAGAAGTCGTAAGAGGTCCGCAGGGAACATTATTCGGGAAAAATACTACCGCCGGAGCATTTAATATTACTACCAGAAAGCCAAGTTTCATCCCAAGTTCAAAAGCGGAGTTAAGTTTTGGTAATTATAACTTTATGCAGGCAAAAGCAACGGTTACCGGACCAATAGCTAAAGATTTAGCAGCTAAATTATCTGTATCTGGTACGCAGCGGGATGGTACAATATGGAATCCTATAGAGGAACGCAAATATAGCGGACAAAACAACGTTGGTTTAAAAGGGCAAGTATTATATCTGCCATCGGATAAGTTGGAAGTATTATTGAGCGGAGATGTGAGTATTCAGCATCCTGCGGGTTATCCTTTGGTAGTAGCAGGTATCACTACAACAGAAAGAAGTGCTTACAGGCAGTATGCTAAAATTGTATCAGATTTAGGATATGAACTTCCTAAAATAAATCCTTTTTCCCGTGAGATTTATACAAATACGCCCTGGAGGCAGAACCAGTCCATTGGAGGTATATCTTTAAATATTGATAGAAAAATAGGAAACGGTACCTTGACATCTACCACTGCATGGAGATTTTGGAACTGGGATCCAACAAACGACAGAGACTTTACTGAATTTTCTGCACTTACTAAATCGCAAGGTAATTCCCGTCATGATCAATATTCACAGGAGATCAGATATGCTGGTAATATCACAGATAAATTGAGTGGTGTGGTAGGAGTATTTGCTCTTGGTCAGAACTTGCAGGGGCTAAGCCAGACCGAAGAGGTAGGTAGCGATCAGTGGAGATTTGTACAAACCAGCAATACAGGGACTCAGGCCTTATATAATCCTGCCAATACTCCGGGGTTACTAGACGGCTTTGGGATTAAAACAAATTCGACCATTAAATCTTTAAGCGCTGCGATTTTTGCTCAGGCAGATTGGGAGTTCGCAAATCATCTACACATTTTACCTGGTATCAGGTTTACATATGATAAAAAAGATGTGGATTATGATAGAAAAACTTATGGAGGTTTGCAAACTACCGATCCCACATTGTTGGATCTAAAAAAAGCTGTTTATACGAATCAAGCATTTAATATCAGTACAGATAATAATAACTTGTCTGGTAACCTTACATTGGCGTACAAGCCGTTGGACAAATTTAATGTATTCGCAACTTATTCTACGGCATACAAACCAGTGGGCGTGAATGTAGGTGGTTTGCCGACTACTTCTGCAGGTGAACCTGATTTATCTGTAGCTGTTGTAAAGCCAGAATATGTACAACATTATGAGTTGGGTATTAAATCAAAACCAATTGCTGGCGCTTTATTAAATATAACAGCATTTAATACTGATATTAAAGACTATCAAACCAATGTACAGTCTCCACAATTAGGTGTAAACAGAGGTTACTTAGCAAATGCGGAAAAAGTAAGGGTAAAAGGTTTGGAAATTGATGGTAGCTATCAATTGCAAAAATTCCTGACTTTAAATGCAGCTTTAGCTTATTTGGATGGTAAATATGTGAAATTTACAAATGCTCCTCTGCCTTTAGAGGAAACCGGACATACAGAAATAATTAATGGAGTTTCAACGCAGGTTGCGTTTAAGGATGCTTCGGGAGGTAGGTTGCCAGGTATTTCGAAATGGAATGTATCTGGGGGTACGGAGTTAAGTACTTCCGGTAATTTAATTTCTAAAGAAGGAAGATTTTTTGTTGCAGTTGATGCTACCTATCGTTCGGAATATTCCTCAAATCCAACGCCCTCGAAAGTACTGGTTGTAGATGGTTACTCGCTGCTAAATGGAAGGTTAGGATTCAGGTCTGAGAAATTCTCCATATTTGTTTGGGGAAGAAATATAACCGGTACAAATTATTTCGAACAGTTACAGGCAGCTGCAGGAAACTCAGGTTTATATGCCGGAGTATTAGGAGATCCGAGAACTTATGGAGCTACATTAAGATTCGGATTTTAA
- a CDS encoding glutaminyl-peptide cyclotransferase yields MLFGTIKKQTLNSLFIAPLIALTAFSCKESHKKSESIALFPESGSTYKLGDEFKAFVKTANLPDSVQYYVDGKLIETKKDTSNININTSNLSLGTRIISAKVFSEGKEEEIQSNITILTPRVPKQFGFNVVKTYKHDTSSYTQGLEYHDGIFYESDGEYGASSLRKVSVEGKVLKQIDLDKRYFAEGITIIGDKILMLTYKEKVMFEYDKNTFELLRTIPYNHAEEGWGLTFDGNVIYNTDGTNRIFKLNKDTYQPEGFIEVYDNKGPVNYLNEMEWIDGKIYANIYTSDLIAIIDPKTGEVEAYINLSGIRKGSVEDESQDVLNGIAWDAKGKRLFVTGKKWSELYQITLKEH; encoded by the coding sequence ATGCTTTTTGGAACTATTAAAAAACAGACTTTAAACTCGCTATTTATAGCACCTTTAATCGCTTTAACAGCTTTTTCCTGTAAAGAGAGTCATAAAAAATCAGAAAGTATTGCTTTGTTCCCCGAGAGTGGGAGTACTTATAAATTAGGAGACGAATTTAAAGCTTTTGTAAAAACTGCAAATCTGCCGGATTCTGTTCAATATTATGTTGATGGAAAACTCATCGAAACAAAAAAAGACACATCAAATATCAACATCAATACATCCAACCTTTCGCTGGGAACGCGTATAATATCTGCAAAAGTTTTCAGCGAAGGAAAGGAAGAAGAAATACAATCAAATATTACCATTTTAACGCCCAGGGTTCCAAAGCAATTCGGGTTTAATGTTGTAAAAACATATAAACACGACACCAGCTCGTATACTCAGGGATTAGAATATCACGATGGTATTTTTTATGAAAGTGATGGCGAGTATGGAGCATCAAGCCTTCGTAAAGTAAGCGTAGAGGGTAAGGTTCTTAAGCAAATTGATTTGGACAAGCGCTACTTTGCAGAAGGAATTACGATAATTGGAGACAAAATCCTGATGCTTACTTACAAAGAGAAAGTGATGTTTGAGTATGATAAAAACACTTTCGAATTGCTGAGAACCATCCCTTATAATCATGCAGAAGAAGGTTGGGGATTAACTTTTGATGGAAATGTGATTTATAATACAGACGGTACCAATCGCATTTTCAAATTAAATAAAGACACTTATCAACCTGAAGGATTTATCGAGGTTTATGATAATAAAGGGCCTGTAAATTACCTGAATGAAATGGAGTGGATTGATGGCAAAATTTATGCAAACATCTACACTTCTGATCTAATTGCTATAATAGACCCTAAAACGGGTGAAGTAGAAGCCTACATTAATCTATCTGGAATCAGAAAAGGCTCTGTAGAAGATGAATCTCAGGACGTATTGAATGGCATTGCATGGGACGCTAAAGGAAAAAGACTATTTGTTACCGGAAAAAAATGGTCAGAACTTTATCAAATTACTTTAAAAGAACATTAA
- a CDS encoding M3 family metallopeptidase yields the protein MSTINSNCALAQANPFFSEYNTPFQVPPFESIKPAHFMPAFEEAMKQQKAKVAAIYRVRSTPTFQNTIVALEDSGTLLDNVSTVFFNLTSANTNPELEKISTEIAPKLAQHRDDIFLNQELFTRVKQIHDNVAKEKLSPEEARLLDKTYKSFVRNGANLDEKSKERLRNINKELSSLTVKFGQNLLKEVNAFELVIDKKDDLSGLPEGLITNAAKVAKESDLNGKWKFTLHNPSVMPFLEYADNRKLREQIYKAYTHKGDNNNEFDNNENVAKIVSLRAERSKLLGYDSYADFALQETMAKNPASVFDLLNNLWSAALPVAKLEATEMQKIMDKQGKGEKLEAWDWFYYANKVKQEKYNFDAEELKPYFPLEQVKQGIFFVSQRLYGLSFTEVKDIPKYHPDVVAYEVKEANGRHVGIFYMDFFPRGSKRGGAWMTSYRKQSANGKKVSPIVSIVCNFTPPNGSEPALLTPDEVETFFHEFGHALHGLLSNVKFESLAGTSVSRDFVELPSQFMEHYAFEKEVLNQYAKHYKTGELIPQALIDKMNAASKFNQGFATVEYLAASLLDMAYHSLPTGKQVEPGKFEQTEMAKIGLIPQIAPRYRSTYFQHIFAGGYSAGYYSYIWSEVLDSDAFAAFKETGNIFDQKTAESFRKNILEKGGTVEPMDLYKAFRGKEPDIKYLLQNRGLEKPL from the coding sequence ATGTCAACAATAAACAGTAACTGCGCTTTAGCACAGGCCAATCCTTTTTTTTCTGAATATAATACACCTTTTCAGGTTCCTCCGTTCGAGAGCATTAAACCAGCACATTTTATGCCTGCTTTTGAAGAGGCTATGAAACAGCAAAAAGCAAAAGTTGCAGCAATTTACAGAGTACGGTCAACGCCAACTTTTCAAAATACTATAGTCGCACTGGAAGACAGTGGTACACTTTTAGACAATGTAAGTACGGTGTTCTTCAATTTAACCAGCGCCAACACAAATCCCGAACTGGAAAAAATATCAACTGAAATTGCTCCAAAATTAGCCCAACATAGGGATGACATTTTTCTGAATCAGGAATTATTCACAAGGGTTAAGCAAATTCATGATAATGTAGCTAAGGAAAAGTTAAGTCCTGAAGAAGCCAGACTTTTAGACAAAACCTATAAGTCTTTCGTTAGAAATGGGGCTAATTTAGACGAAAAATCCAAAGAGCGATTAAGAAATATCAACAAAGAACTTTCGTCCTTAACCGTTAAATTTGGTCAGAACCTCCTAAAAGAAGTTAACGCCTTTGAGTTGGTTATTGATAAAAAGGATGATCTGAGCGGGCTTCCTGAAGGATTGATTACCAATGCAGCAAAAGTCGCTAAAGAATCCGATTTAAACGGAAAATGGAAGTTTACATTACACAATCCAAGTGTAATGCCGTTTCTGGAATATGCTGATAACAGAAAATTAAGAGAGCAAATATACAAGGCATACACGCATAAAGGAGACAATAACAACGAATTTGACAACAATGAAAATGTTGCTAAAATAGTTTCTCTCCGAGCTGAACGGTCAAAACTTTTGGGCTACGATAGTTATGCAGATTTCGCATTGCAGGAAACTATGGCTAAAAACCCTGCATCTGTTTTCGATCTGCTCAATAACCTTTGGTCCGCCGCACTACCAGTGGCAAAATTAGAAGCTACCGAAATGCAGAAAATAATGGATAAGCAAGGTAAGGGCGAAAAGTTGGAAGCATGGGATTGGTTTTACTATGCCAATAAGGTTAAACAGGAAAAATATAATTTCGATGCCGAAGAGTTAAAACCATATTTCCCCCTCGAGCAAGTTAAACAGGGAATTTTCTTTGTCTCGCAGCGTCTTTATGGATTGAGCTTTACCGAAGTTAAAGATATCCCCAAATATCATCCTGACGTTGTTGCTTACGAAGTGAAAGAAGCTAACGGTCGCCATGTGGGCATCTTTTATATGGACTTCTTTCCGAGAGGATCTAAAAGAGGAGGTGCCTGGATGACATCTTATAGAAAGCAATCTGCAAATGGTAAGAAAGTATCACCCATAGTTTCTATTGTTTGCAATTTTACGCCTCCAAACGGTAGTGAGCCAGCACTATTAACTCCTGACGAAGTAGAAACCTTTTTTCATGAGTTTGGACACGCTTTACATGGCTTATTATCAAACGTGAAGTTTGAATCTTTAGCTGGAACTTCAGTTTCAAGAGATTTTGTGGAGCTACCTTCGCAGTTTATGGAGCATTACGCTTTCGAAAAAGAGGTTTTAAATCAATATGCTAAACATTATAAAACCGGAGAACTTATCCCTCAGGCACTAATCGATAAAATGAATGCTGCTTCAAAATTTAATCAGGGATTTGCTACAGTAGAATATCTGGCTGCTTCTTTACTGGATATGGCCTATCATTCGCTTCCCACCGGAAAACAAGTTGAACCAGGTAAATTTGAACAGACTGAAATGGCAAAAATTGGCCTGATCCCACAAATTGCACCGAGATACCGAAGCACTTATTTCCAACATATTTTTGCTGGAGGATATTCTGCTGGTTATTATAGTTATATCTGGTCGGAAGTTCTGGATAGCGATGCCTTTGCTGCATTTAAAGAAACTGGCAATATTTTCGATCAAAAAACTGCTGAATCCTTTAGAAAAAATATTCTGGAAAAAGGTGGCACAGTAGAACCTATGGATCTTTACAAAGCCTTTAGAGGTAAAGAACCTGATATTAAGTATTTATTGCAAAACAGAGGTTTGGAAAAACCTTTATAA
- the pgi gene encoding glucose-6-phosphate isomerase, whose product MLSKINFTETQAYEYLAHHMMDMSEKHLRDLFKEDPKRFEKFSIQFNDILVDYSKNRIDDKTVALLIQLAKECKLDEAINSMFSGEKINETEDRAVLHTALRNRSNSPVYVDGEDVMPLINGVLAKMKKFTEAIIGGEWKGFTGKNITDVVNIGIGGSDLGPVMVTEALKAYKTRLNLHFVSNVDGTHIVETVKNLNPETTLFLIASKTFTTQETMANAHTAREWFLKSGANESDVAKHFAALSTNVEGVSKFGIDTANMFEFWDWVGGRYSLWSAIGLPISLSVGFDKFEELLAGAHEMDNHFKTASFEQNIPVTLALLGIWYNNFFEAETQAILPYDQYMHRFAAYFQQGDMESNGKYVDRSGKAVHYETGPVIWGEPGTNGQHAFYQLIHQGTKLIPCDFIAPAKSHNPIGEHHTLLLSNFFAQTEALMNGKTEDEVKAELAGKSPEEIAKITPFKVFEGNRPTNSILVKEITPRTLGSLIAMYEHKIFTQGVIWNIFSFDQWGVELGKQLAGKILPELRNDDEITSHDGSTNGLINKFKEWR is encoded by the coding sequence ATGTTGTCTAAAATCAATTTTACAGAAACTCAAGCTTACGAATATCTTGCTCATCACATGATGGACATGTCCGAGAAGCATTTAAGAGACCTGTTTAAAGAAGATCCAAAGAGATTTGAGAAATTCTCAATTCAATTTAACGATATATTGGTTGACTATTCTAAAAACAGAATAGATGACAAGACGGTTGCTTTGTTAATTCAACTGGCAAAAGAATGCAAATTGGACGAAGCGATTAATTCTATGTTTAGTGGAGAGAAAATCAACGAAACTGAAGATAGAGCAGTGCTGCATACCGCTTTAAGAAACAGAAGCAATTCCCCGGTTTATGTTGATGGTGAAGATGTGATGCCATTAATAAACGGCGTTTTAGCTAAAATGAAGAAATTTACGGAGGCTATTATTGGAGGAGAATGGAAAGGTTTTACTGGTAAGAACATTACAGATGTTGTAAATATCGGTATTGGTGGTTCTGACTTAGGTCCGGTAATGGTTACCGAGGCTTTAAAAGCTTACAAAACCCGCCTAAACTTACATTTCGTATCTAACGTAGACGGAACACATATAGTTGAAACGGTTAAGAACTTAAATCCGGAAACTACATTGTTCCTGATTGCTTCCAAGACTTTCACTACGCAGGAAACAATGGCGAATGCACATACAGCAAGAGAATGGTTTCTAAAATCGGGAGCAAATGAATCGGATGTTGCTAAGCATTTCGCGGCACTTTCTACAAATGTAGAAGGCGTAAGTAAATTCGGAATCGATACAGCAAATATGTTCGAATTCTGGGATTGGGTTGGTGGCCGTTACTCTTTGTGGAGTGCGATTGGTTTGCCAATTTCTTTAAGTGTTGGATTCGACAAATTTGAAGAATTATTAGCTGGAGCACATGAGATGGATAACCATTTCAAAACTGCTTCTTTTGAACAGAATATTCCGGTAACTCTGGCCTTGTTAGGTATTTGGTATAATAATTTCTTCGAAGCTGAAACACAGGCGATTTTACCTTATGACCAATATATGCATCGTTTTGCTGCTTATTTCCAGCAAGGCGATATGGAAAGTAACGGTAAGTATGTGGATAGAAGTGGAAAAGCAGTTCATTATGAAACCGGACCTGTTATTTGGGGCGAGCCGGGAACAAATGGCCAACATGCATTTTATCAATTAATTCATCAGGGTACTAAACTGATTCCTTGTGATTTTATTGCTCCTGCTAAATCGCATAATCCAATTGGAGAGCACCATACGCTATTGCTTTCTAATTTCTTTGCACAAACAGAAGCGTTAATGAATGGAAAAACTGAGGATGAAGTGAAAGCTGAATTAGCCGGAAAATCGCCAGAGGAAATCGCTAAAATTACTCCTTTCAAAGTTTTTGAAGGTAACAGACCTACGAACTCTATTTTGGTTAAGGAAATAACACCTAGAACATTGGGAAGTCTGATTGCAATGTACGAGCATAAAATTTTCACTCAAGGTGTAATCTGGAATATTTTCAGTTTCGACCAATGGGGAGTTGAATTAGGAAAGCAATTAGCTGGAAAAATTCTTCCTGAGTTGAGAAACGATGATGAGATAACTTCTCATGACGGTTCCACTAATGGATTGATTAATAAATTCAAGGAGTGGAGATAG